The region ATAGGTGGATGGCCAAAGGCGGAACTGAGAGAAAGCCCGTGGTTATTTTCAGGTGTTCACCGAGTCGGTCCGGAACTGTCGCTGAAAAGATTGTGGGAGACTTTTATGGTTTCTTGCAATCCGCTGGATATGCAGGATATAATGAGCTTGAAAAATATGATGCAATAACTAGTGTCGGCTGTCTGGTGCATGTCCGCATAAAATTCATGATATCGTCAAAGCTGGCTCAAAGAAGAAAAAGGGAACTGCTACTAGTGTATTGAATTTGATCAGCAAGATTTATCAAATTGAAGGACAGGCAAAAAACAGAAATTGCACCTGATTAAATCCTTGCCTTACCAGAAGAAAAGGTAAGACCACTTTTTGATAAAATTGCAGATATTTTAAAAAATCAGCAGGCAATGTTCCTCTAAAATATCTCTTAGGACAAGCCATAGCCTACGGTCTGAAGCAATGGTCCCGTGTTGAAGCCTGCCTTAAGAATCCATATCTCACGCCCGATAATAATGTTGCTGAAAATGCAATCCACCCATTCGCCACCGATCGCAAAAACTGGCTGTTCTCCGGTTATCCTCGAGGAGCAAAATCTAGTGCGACAATATACAGCCTGATCGAAACCGCAAAAGCAAATGGTCTCAATCCCTACGAATATTAGATCTATATATTTGAAAAGCTTCCCTTCATAGATTCTGCACATAATCTTGAAGCTTTGCTTCCATGGGAAATGCAAAAAGACAAAGCAATATAGCAGATTTAATTAATCTGTATAAGGTGCAGGCGTCTTGGACGCTTACGACACGGATGTTGTTCGTGATTTCGAAAAGGCTTTTTCCGGTAGAAAAACAGTACTTGTTACCCTGCAGGGTTTTAGCGATCTGCTTTCAGACTCCATTGTTTTCGCTATGCGTAATGCTCCTCAAGACTGGTGTTGGTTGTTGAGACTGCCTCCTGCGCATAGTCATAGGAAAGCGGAGTTAGTTTCTGAATTAAAGGTAAATAGAATTTCCAATTATGACTTGGATATTTCTAACAGGGCAAGTCTTTATACCCTGCTAAAAAGAGTTGACCAACACGTTACTTATTTTTCTAGTGTATGCTACGAGGCTTTAGCTTTCGGCATTAATTCAATCGTGACTCATGCCTCATCTAGAGAACTTTATTTAGAATATATTAATAAAGGATATTTTATTTATGCGGCAACAGGGAGAGATTTACTCAGCTCTCTTAGAGAAAATATGGTGGAAGAGTTTATTGTTGAGGAGACCCCATATATGGTCAAAGATATAAAAAATGCCAGAAAAATAGTTGGTTCTTTTCTGTCTCGAAGCTTTTTAGGCAATCATCCATCTGTGCGTTAATATGTTTTTTGTGGGCTATATTTTACATCCTTCGGTTTAAGGAAAAGCAACCCTCGACAGCCTTTTGTATGTTTGCTAAAAAATATTCATGATAATAATTAAGCACACTTTTTACCGTAAAAAACTCTCCTTAGCAAAGGCTCAATATGGATTTTAGCATCGTCGTTCTCTCTCGCCCCGATTCCCCCTACTGGAGATGTCTTGAAGATATTATTTACCCATTACGAGACACTCTTTCTACTCTTGGATACTCAGTTGAGATTTTAAAGAATAAACTTTCTACAAATGCAGTTAATATTCTTTTTGGACTGCATAATATTCCGGATTTTCCGCTACACACCATCCCCGAAAACTCAATAATTTATAATTTTGAACAAATTGTTAAAGGAAGCAAGGCATTACGCCCGCATTTTATTGAGTCCCTTTGCAAACTAACAGTGTGGGATTACAGTGAACGAAACATTGATCTCCTGAAAAGAAATTTTAAGGTAACAGATGTTCACCATGTGCCACTGAGATACACTCCTAAAATGACATGTCTGGATGAAAATTACCCAAAAGATATTGATGTTCTTTTTTATGGTTGTATGAGCTCCCGCCGACAGAGCATCATTACGGCACTTCGTGAGCGCGGAGTTAACGCTATAGCCATTGAAAAAGTATTCGGACATGAGCGCAATTTTTACATTGCTAGATCTAGATTAATTCTGAATATGCACTATTATACTCCTGGAATTTTTGAAGAAGTGCGTACTGGTTTTCTTTTAGCAAACAAAAAAACGGTTGTAAGTGAGCGTAATGAAGACACCTTTGTTCCGCCTGAGTTTGAAGAGTCCTGCATCTTTACCCCATACCATAAATTAGTGGACTCCATCATAAAAACACTTGGGAATACTGAAGAAATAGCTGAACAGGGAAAACTTGGCTATTCATGTTTTACAAAATGTCGTTATGAAGATGTTCTTACCGGAGTTGCCCGGAAAGCTGTCCCCAGACCATCTGATGTGAGCAGCTTTCCTGCGCGTCTCAATGCCGGTTCAGGAAAAGATTTCAAAGATGAATACCTGAATATTGACATCAATTCTGAGTGGGCCCCTGATATTTTAATGGATCTGTCTACCCTCATAAATCCGGAAGAGATCCATAAAACGCGCCGTTTTGGAAATATATCTTTACCAGAAGGTTATTTTGAAGAGATCATTGCCAATGATGTTTTGGAACATGTTCCTGATGTCATTTGTACTATGACAAATTTTTTAAAATTATTGAGCGTCGGTGGAAAACTGACAGTACAGGTGCCTTACGATTTATCTTACGGGGCATGGCAGGATCCTACACATGTCCGGGCTTTCAATGAAATGAGTTTCAGGTATTATACGGACTGGTCTTGGTATTGCGGCTGGCGGGATTACCGTTTCTTTGTGAAGGATCTTTCCTACTCTCCGAGTGATTTCGGTAAAAGGATGTATCAGCAACAAAAAGACTTAGAAAACCTTTTGCATACGCCAAGAGCCATCGATGGCATGATCGTGACACTGGAGAAATGTCGAAGCACACAAGAAGAACAAAGAGAATATGACCTTAGACATCGTACATTTTACAAGCAGATAAGAGACTAATCTTCCTGTATCTAAATTCTCTATGTCCAATATTTTATGAAGTATACTACGCCTAAGAAGGTTAGATAAAACAACGAGGTTTACATGATAGATATCCTTTATTTAACATTCAATAGGATTGCATATACAAAAATAACTCTTCCCGCACTTATAGAGAATGCTGGCACAGATTTTTCCTTAACTATTATGGATAATGGCTCGACTGACGGAACTGTAGAATACTTGCAAGAGATGCAGGAAAAATACAAAAATACGATACGAAAAGTACTATTTAATTCAAAAAACATTGGTATTTCCATGCCCACTAATGTTTTTTGGAGGACGGCGAAGGGAGAATTCGTAGGAAAGGTCGACAATGACACCTTAGTTCCTAAAAACTGGCTGAGCAGATTACTTGAAGCACATCAAAAATCTGATAAGCTCGGTGTCGTTGGAGGGTTTCATTTCGATATGGCGTAC is a window of Desulfovibrio sp. UCD-KL4C DNA encoding:
- a CDS encoding transposase codes for the protein MKQWSRVEACLKNPYLTPDNNVAENAIHPFATDRKNWLFSGYPRGAKSSATIYSLIETAKANGLNPYEY
- a CDS encoding transposase; amino-acid sequence: MFERLGIDILRSTMLSWAIQTAQKCEPLLELFYKKLRVGNIINIDETPPQVLKEPVRKNTTKSYRWMAKGGTERKPVVIFRCSPSRSGTVAEKIVGDFYGFLQSAGYAGYNELEKYDAITSVGCLVHVRIKFMISSKLAQRRKRELLLVY